Within Hydrogenophaga sp. PAMC20947, the genomic segment CTCGTGTGCGGCATCAGCCGAGAAGCGCGAGGCTTGGTGAAAACTGGTCTCCAGCCGGCCCAGCATCTTGTTGTACGAAGTGATGAGATCCTGGAACTCGCGGTCTTCATGCGCCACCGACAGGCGCTGATCCAGCGCCTTCTCGTCGACCGCTTTCATCGCGTCGCGCAGCCGCACCACGGGCCTGAGCGCCAAGCCCGACAGCAACCACGCCCCCAACGCCGTGAGCACCAACGCCAGCGGCAATGCGATGGCCGCCACCTGACGCCAAACCCCCAGAAGGTCGGCACGAATGGCGGCCTGGTCGGCAGCGACGAACCCGCGCTCAGAGGCGCTGCCAACCAGGGCCGCGCGCCACTCACCACCGGCCAGATCGAAACGGCTCAGCGCGCAGGCGCTGCGGGCGGGTGTGTTGGTGGGGCTTTGAGTGTCTGCGGCGACCGCCTCACGGCTCCAGGCCAGTTGGTCGATGTCCAGCGTGTCGGGCCAGTGAGCGGACCTGAGCCGATCTGCCCCGCTCGGCGTGTCAACTGCCAACAGCAGTTGTTCGGGCGATTTCAACCGCAGCTTGGCCAGCATGTCGGTGCTCAGGCGCTCCACATCGTTGACGGGGGCCGGGCCGGCCAGCCGCCGGACCTCATCGCACAGGCGCTCGTCCAGCCGTTGGCCCTCGAACGCCAGCACACTGGACCAGCTGAACAGCGCCACGCTGGTCAGCACCAGCGCCACGATCAAGGCCGTGACCATAAAAATGCGGACCCGGAAAGACGGCATGACCAGCCTCACGGCATTGGCCTGAAACGGTAGCCGACGCCCCTGACGGACTCGATTGGCGAGGCGCTGCCCGTGCCAGTCTCAATGGACTCGATCTTCCTGCGGATCCGCTGGACACAGGCATCCACCACATTCGTGGCCGGATCAAAATCGTAGCCCCACACGTGTTCAAGCATCTGTGTGCGCGTCAGCACGCGACCCGCAGAGCGCATCAGCAACTCGATGAGGGCAAACTCGCGGCTGGTGAGCTCGATCGTCTGGCCATGGCCGGTGACCTGCCGCGCCATGCAGTCGAGCATGAACGGCCCGACCTGAACGGTGTTTTGCCGATCCCCGGACAGCCGCCGCAGCAGGGCCTGGATCCGGGCAGCCAGCTCCTCCACATAGAACGGTTTGGCCAGGTAGTCATCGGCGCCCAGGTTGAGCCCTTCGATACGGTCACCCAGCTCGTTGCGCGCAGTCAGCAAGATCACCGGCGTGGAGACGCCCTCGGCGCGCAATCCCCGCAGCACCGACAGTCCATCGCGCCCGGGCAGCATCAAATCCAGCACGATCGCGTCATGTTGGCCAAGGCGGGCCAGCTCGAAGCCTGCGTTGCCATTGTCGCAGGCCGTCACGTCAAAGCCATGCTCCCTCAAGCCCGTACATACAAAATCTGCGATGCGTTGTTCGTCCTCAATGACCAAAATCTTCATGTCCGTGTATCCGTGCTGCACCTAGCGGCGGAGCGCCTAGGAAAAAGTTTCGGGC encodes:
- a CDS encoding ATP-binding protein → MPSFRVRIFMVTALIVALVLTSVALFSWSSVLAFEGQRLDERLCDEVRRLAGPAPVNDVERLSTDMLAKLRLKSPEQLLLAVDTPSGADRLRSAHWPDTLDIDQLAWSREAVAADTQSPTNTPARSACALSRFDLAGGEWRAALVGSASERGFVAADQAAIRADLLGVWRQVAAIALPLALVLTALGAWLLSGLALRPVVRLRDAMKAVDEKALDQRLSVAHEDREFQDLITSYNKMLGRLETSFHQASRFSADAAHELKTPLTILQGQLERAVQRTDGQALQLTLIDMLDEVGRLSSISRKLLLLSQADAGRLALQRQPVNLSETLNERIAEAQTFGLDVTLSAEVADGLTVQADPQLLDQLLNNLTSNALKYTPAGGWIRWRVRSTPSGIELEMANFAPGLTSEDRSRLFERFFRGDAARNRQLGGHGLGLSLSRVIARAHGGDLTVVPGVDDALVLRLLLPAGT
- a CDS encoding response regulator transcription factor, giving the protein MKILVIEDEQRIADFVCTGLREHGFDVTACDNGNAGFELARLGQHDAIVLDLMLPGRDGLSVLRGLRAEGVSTPVILLTARNELGDRIEGLNLGADDYLAKPFYVEELAARIQALLRRLSGDRQNTVQVGPFMLDCMARQVTGHGQTIELTSREFALIELLMRSAGRVLTRTQMLEHVWGYDFDPATNVVDACVQRIRRKIESIETGTGSASPIESVRGVGYRFRPMP